A window from Romeriopsis navalis LEGE 11480 encodes these proteins:
- the thrB gene encoding homoserine kinase, with product MFTTVRVPATTANIGPGFDCLGAALTLYNEFTFNRSTSDRALTITVAGINAEQVGRNADNLVYQAFSQLFQHIGQAVPPISLHIQMNVPLSRGLGSSATAIIGGLVGANELAGQPLSQAQLAELATVMEGHPDNVVPALLGGARISAVGIERAWEVAELVWHPQIVPVVAIPDFELSTQSARSVLPETYSRSDAVFNTSHLALLLQGLAMNNADWLKAALQDKIHQPFRQSLIVGYEAVHAAAIAAGAHGLVISGAGPTLLALCPAARAEAVSHAMLNTWKNISVNATTMVLRLDTTGTVVRV from the coding sequence GTGTTTACTACCGTTCGAGTTCCGGCTACTACGGCAAATATTGGTCCTGGTTTCGACTGCCTCGGGGCGGCACTGACGCTGTATAACGAGTTTACTTTTAACCGATCGACTAGTGATCGCGCGTTGACGATTACTGTTGCCGGGATCAATGCCGAGCAGGTGGGCCGGAATGCCGATAATCTGGTTTATCAAGCCTTTAGCCAACTGTTTCAGCACATTGGTCAGGCCGTGCCGCCGATTAGCCTGCATATTCAGATGAATGTGCCTTTATCGCGGGGATTAGGCAGTTCGGCAACGGCGATCATTGGCGGCTTAGTTGGTGCGAATGAATTAGCCGGCCAGCCCTTAAGTCAGGCGCAGTTGGCTGAGTTAGCCACGGTGATGGAAGGCCATCCGGATAATGTGGTGCCGGCATTGCTCGGTGGGGCACGAATTTCGGCGGTGGGGATTGAGCGGGCTTGGGAAGTGGCGGAACTGGTGTGGCACCCCCAGATTGTGCCGGTTGTCGCGATTCCCGATTTTGAGTTGTCAACGCAGTCAGCCCGTTCGGTGTTGCCGGAAACCTATAGTCGATCGGACGCGGTGTTCAATACTTCCCATTTAGCGTTGCTCCTGCAAGGTTTAGCGATGAATAATGCTGACTGGCTCAAGGCGGCGCTGCAGGACAAAATTCATCAGCCCTTTCGGCAGTCATTGATCGTTGGCTACGAGGCGGTGCATGCGGCGGCGATCGCGGCGGGGGCCCATGGACTGGTGATTAGTGGGGCTGGTCCAACCTTATTGGCGTTATGTCCAGCCGCGCGAGCGGAGGCCGTAAGTCACGCTATGTTGAATACTTGGAAAAACATCAGTGTGAATGCTACAACGATGGTTTTACGATTGGATACCACTGGAACTGTAGTCCGCGTGTAA
- a CDS encoding DUF1499 domain-containing protein → MMRTLMSIGLAIVMWLSVMSPVSAAMFSFAGERPTNLGVNEGRLAACPATPNCVSSQAKDDHQIAPLAYVGSGPETMAKIKQAIVELPGSEIITDSGNYIYAEFTSSLLGFVDDVEFYCDDAVGAVQVRSAARLGESDLGVNAKRVAEIRAML, encoded by the coding sequence ATGATGCGGACTTTGATGTCGATTGGCCTAGCGATCGTGATGTGGCTGAGTGTGATGAGTCCAGTCAGTGCGGCGATGTTTTCGTTTGCTGGTGAGCGACCCACGAATTTAGGGGTGAATGAGGGCCGTTTAGCGGCTTGTCCGGCGACGCCAAATTGTGTCAGTTCGCAGGCCAAAGATGATCATCAGATTGCGCCATTAGCCTATGTTGGCTCTGGCCCCGAGACAATGGCGAAGATCAAGCAGGCAATTGTTGAGTTACCGGGTAGCGAAATTATTACGGATTCTGGCAACTACATTTATGCGGAGTTCACCAGTAGCTTGCTGGGTTTCGTTGATGATGTGGAGTTTTACTGCGATGATGCTGTTGGTGCTGTACAGGTCCGATCAGCAGCGCGGTTAGGGGAATCTGACTTAGGTGTGAATGCGAAGCGGGTGGCCGAGATTCGGGCCATGTTGTAA
- the bchI gene encoding magnesium chelatase ATPase subunit I, with product MTFTAEAATSTPKKTARPVFPFTAIVGQEEMKLALILNIIDPKIGGVMIMGDRGTGKSTTIRALADLLPEIDVVADDPFNSDPSDPEIMGDEVRNMIEAGQTPTTAKKKVQMVDLPLGATEDRVCGTIDIEKALSEGVKAFEPGLLAKANRGILYVDEVNLLDDHLVDVLLDSAASGWNTVEREGISIRHPARFVLVGSGNPEEGDLRPQLLDRFGMHAQIRTVKEPELRVQIVEQRTQFDQNPPEFLVTYQTGQDALQQKMIEAQERLKTVTIDHELRVKISQMCSELDVDGLRGDIVTNRAAKALTAYENRTDVTVDDIRRVATLCLRHRLRKDPMESIDSGDKVNKVFCEVFGIAEDE from the coding sequence GTGACGTTTACTGCTGAAGCTGCGACTTCCACCCCTAAAAAAACTGCTCGTCCTGTCTTCCCATTCACAGCGATCGTCGGGCAAGAGGAGATGAAGCTGGCGCTGATCCTAAATATCATCGACCCCAAAATTGGCGGCGTGATGATTATGGGCGATCGCGGGACTGGAAAATCTACAACAATTCGGGCTTTAGCCGACTTGCTACCAGAAATCGACGTTGTTGCCGATGACCCCTTCAATAGTGACCCCAGCGACCCTGAAATCATGGGCGATGAAGTCCGCAACATGATCGAAGCCGGTCAAACCCCCACAACAGCCAAGAAGAAAGTCCAGATGGTGGACCTCCCCTTGGGCGCAACGGAAGACCGTGTCTGCGGTACGATCGATATTGAAAAAGCCCTATCCGAGGGTGTGAAAGCCTTTGAACCCGGCTTGCTGGCTAAAGCTAATCGCGGCATTCTTTACGTGGATGAGGTCAACCTGCTCGATGACCACTTGGTGGATGTGCTGCTCGATTCCGCCGCTTCTGGCTGGAATACCGTTGAGCGGGAAGGCATTTCCATTCGCCACCCAGCCCGATTTGTCTTAGTTGGCTCTGGGAACCCGGAGGAAGGTGACCTGCGGCCACAGCTGCTTGATCGCTTCGGCATGCACGCTCAAATTCGCACCGTTAAAGAACCGGAACTACGCGTCCAAATTGTGGAGCAGCGCACCCAGTTTGACCAAAACCCACCGGAGTTTTTGGTCACTTATCAAACGGGTCAAGATGCCTTGCAGCAAAAGATGATCGAAGCCCAGGAACGGCTCAAGACCGTAACCATTGATCACGAACTCCGGGTCAAAATTTCCCAGATGTGTTCCGAACTCGACGTTGACGGGTTACGCGGCGATATCGTGACCAACCGTGCAGCCAAAGCCCTGACCGCCTACGAAAATCGCACTGACGTCACAGTCGATGACATTCGTCGCGTTGCCACCTTGTGTTTGCGGCACCGTCTACGCAAAGACCCCATGGAATCGATCGATTCCGGCGACAAAGTGAACAAAGTATTCTGCGAAGTATTTGGCATTGCCGAAGACGAGTAA
- a CDS encoding bifunctional sterol desaturase/short chain dehydrogenase, with protein MDLTFLSSQVFHAPVLQQVLLAIASIVIAEVVRDIFHVAGHFWEPLKKHHMVHHRVYRRDLSVISMDTFKKAQWSHDIPEAFFMLAVCVPLAVVTPGLGMWVGCLYILAFLIPAFARAQGKMLYTDLTHEAGALTTPPGHWTVNRTYHWRHHFDDVDAYFCGYLTIVDKIMGKALSLKGKTIAITGASGTLGRALTRELTRAGAKVIALTSNPNSEFTDAVKVVPWQIGEEAALRDWFESIDILLLNHGVNDNGDRHFAAVQRAYEVNAFSCLRLAELFLETVNRSEHKALKELWVNTSEAEANPAFSPLYELSKRTLGDLITMRRLDAPCVIRKLILGPFKSSLNPVGIMSAQSVARGIVFLAKRDFRNIIVTINPLTFITIPLKEISQSLYFRLFTKATKRSSITTNSTNAGSTEPVTDSVTEREQTHSQV; from the coding sequence GTGGACTTAACTTTTTTATCCAGCCAGGTATTTCATGCTCCGGTATTGCAGCAGGTGCTGCTGGCGATCGCGTCGATCGTCATTGCCGAAGTGGTGCGCGATATTTTTCACGTGGCCGGCCACTTCTGGGAACCGCTGAAAAAACACCATATGGTGCACCATCGGGTCTATCGCCGCGACCTGAGCGTGATTAGCATGGATACATTCAAAAAAGCTCAATGGTCCCACGATATTCCCGAAGCATTTTTCATGCTGGCGGTTTGCGTTCCCCTCGCAGTTGTTACGCCTGGTCTCGGCATGTGGGTCGGCTGTCTTTACATTTTGGCCTTCCTGATTCCGGCATTCGCCCGCGCTCAAGGGAAAATGCTCTACACCGACTTGACCCATGAGGCCGGGGCGTTGACTACCCCACCAGGTCACTGGACCGTAAACCGAACTTACCACTGGAGACATCACTTTGATGATGTGGACGCCTACTTCTGCGGCTATCTAACGATCGTCGATAAAATTATGGGTAAAGCACTGTCGCTCAAAGGCAAAACCATCGCGATTACAGGGGCATCCGGCACATTGGGCCGCGCCTTAACCCGCGAACTCACCCGCGCCGGGGCCAAGGTCATTGCCTTGACCAGTAATCCCAACAGCGAATTTACCGACGCAGTGAAAGTTGTGCCGTGGCAGATTGGCGAAGAAGCGGCCCTGCGCGACTGGTTTGAGTCGATCGATATCTTGCTGCTCAATCACGGGGTAAATGATAACGGCGATCGCCACTTCGCGGCGGTCCAACGGGCCTATGAAGTGAATGCCTTCTCCTGTCTACGGCTCGCAGAACTATTTCTCGAAACCGTCAATCGTTCCGAGCATAAAGCCCTCAAAGAACTCTGGGTTAACACCTCCGAAGCCGAGGCCAATCCCGCCTTCAGTCCCCTCTACGAACTGTCAAAGCGAACCCTGGGCGACTTAATTACCATGCGCCGTCTCGATGCGCCCTGCGTGATTCGGAAGCTGATTCTCGGGCCATTTAAGAGTTCGCTCAATCCCGTGGGGATCATGTCAGCGCAGTCTGTCGCCCGTGGCATTGTCTTCCTCGCCAAGCGTGACTTCCGCAACATTATCGTCACGATTAACCCGCTGACGTTTATCACCATTCCGCTCAAGGAAATCAGTCAAAGCCTTTACTTCCGGCTATTTACCAAGGCCACCAAACGATCGTCCATCACCACCAACTCAACGAATGCCGGGTCAACTGAGCCGGTGACTGATTCGGTAACTGAGCGTGAGCAGACCCACAGCCAGGTGTAA